In a single window of the Mycobacterium bourgelatii genome:
- a CDS encoding DUF2330 domain-containing protein codes for MLRAAVVRLGVIVVVLLGGMVLAPPSQACACGAAIPPSGADARMNSEVALLHWDGTTENIVMRLGLDSSTDNLALVVPTPTPAVVTTTDKAAFTELSRLTAPKIEHQRRWRIGPGSSSATDTDAAVAAPGPQVLSQVHLGPLEATTLAGGDLAGLQKWLSDNGYAIRPAVSSALDPYVRDGWAFVAMRLTSTTHIVGGLDPVRLTFRSPRLVYPMRLSVAAQGPQRVTIFTLSDHRQQRTDDDATHQTTQVQFAGNIAGDVRDPLLRELTASHGGYLTKIQVDIDETSRISSDFTFGNAPNDESYRQVQIVYDDATIPLELLVAVVLVVLVVVGLVGFVLVRRRTRRAG; via the coding sequence ATGCTGCGCGCGGCCGTGGTCCGGTTAGGAGTCATCGTCGTTGTTCTGCTCGGCGGCATGGTGCTGGCTCCGCCGAGCCAAGCCTGCGCATGTGGCGCCGCGATCCCACCGAGCGGCGCGGACGCGCGGATGAACAGCGAAGTCGCACTCCTGCATTGGGACGGAACGACCGAGAACATCGTGATGCGGCTCGGGTTGGATTCCTCCACCGACAACCTCGCACTGGTGGTGCCGACGCCCACGCCGGCGGTGGTGACGACGACGGACAAGGCCGCCTTCACCGAGTTGTCCCGACTCACCGCTCCCAAGATCGAGCACCAACGCAGGTGGCGCATCGGGCCCGGTTCGTCGTCCGCCACCGATACCGACGCTGCCGTCGCCGCCCCAGGGCCACAGGTGCTTTCGCAGGTGCACCTGGGCCCGCTGGAGGCCACCACCCTGGCCGGCGGCGACCTGGCCGGCCTACAAAAGTGGTTGTCCGACAACGGATATGCCATCCGACCGGCTGTGTCGAGCGCGCTCGACCCCTATGTGCGGGACGGCTGGGCGTTCGTGGCCATGCGGCTGACGAGCACAACCCACATCGTCGGCGGCCTGGATCCGGTGCGACTGACGTTCCGGTCGCCGCGGCTCGTCTATCCGATGCGGCTGTCGGTCGCTGCGCAAGGGCCGCAACGCGTCACGATCTTCACCCTGTCCGATCACCGACAACAGCGCACCGACGACGACGCCACGCACCAGACCACCCAAGTTCAGTTCGCCGGCAACATCGCCGGCGACGTTCGGGACCCCTTGCTGCGCGAATTGACCGCCAGCCACGGCGGGTACCTCACCAAGATCCAGGTCGACATCGACGAAACATCCCGGATCTCTTCGGATTTCACGTTCGGGAACGCACCGAACGACGAATCGTACCGACAGGTCCAGATCGTCTATGACGACGCGACCATCCCGCTCGAGCTGCTCGTTGCCGTGGTGCTGGTGGTCCTGGTAGTCGTCGGCCTGGTGGGCTTCGTCCTGGTTCGTCGGCGGACCCGGCGCGCCGGCTAG
- a CDS encoding cytochrome P450 → MPRPLQTSERTSEQTETQALLLELLDPAHRADPYAVFAKFRDHGPLPLPGANLTFFSSYGDCDEILRHPSSSSDRLNSTAVQRQIAEGATVRPLGPPGFLFLDPPDHTRLRRLVSKAFVPKVVNALQPDISALVDDMLTRFAAAGKFDVIDDFAYPLPVAVICRLLGVPLEDEPQFSRASAMLAQSLDPLMSSPESEELWQEQLQAGLWLRDYLRGLIELRRSHPGDDLMSGLVAVEEAGDQLTTEEIVSTCNLLLIAGHETTVNLIANAVLAMLRDRTQWTALASDAQRVSAVIEETLRYDPPVQLVGRIAAADMTIGDYDVAKGDTMVLLLGAAQRDPAEFDRPDAFDPDRGTSRHLGFGRGLHYCLGAPLARLEASVALSKLTARFPDARMVGEPQYKPNVTLRGLSALTVAV, encoded by the coding sequence ATGCCGAGGCCTTTGCAGACGAGCGAGCGGACCAGCGAGCAAACCGAAACCCAGGCGCTGCTACTGGAATTGCTCGACCCTGCCCACCGGGCCGACCCATACGCGGTCTTTGCGAAGTTTCGTGACCACGGGCCGCTGCCGCTGCCAGGAGCCAACCTCACCTTTTTCTCCTCGTACGGGGATTGCGACGAGATTTTGCGGCACCCGTCGTCGAGCAGCGACCGGCTCAACTCGACGGCGGTGCAGCGGCAGATCGCGGAGGGCGCGACGGTACGACCGCTGGGCCCGCCCGGATTCTTGTTCCTCGATCCCCCTGACCACACCCGGTTACGTCGCTTGGTGAGCAAGGCATTCGTCCCGAAGGTGGTCAACGCGTTGCAGCCCGATATCAGCGCGTTGGTGGACGACATGCTGACCCGGTTCGCCGCGGCCGGCAAATTCGACGTCATCGACGACTTCGCGTATCCGCTTCCCGTCGCGGTCATTTGCCGGCTGCTCGGTGTGCCCTTGGAGGACGAGCCGCAGTTCAGTCGGGCATCGGCAATGCTGGCGCAATCACTGGACCCGTTGATGTCCAGCCCCGAAAGCGAAGAGCTATGGCAGGAGCAGTTGCAGGCGGGCCTGTGGTTACGCGATTACTTGCGCGGACTGATCGAGCTGCGCCGGTCCCATCCCGGCGATGATTTGATGTCCGGCCTGGTCGCCGTCGAAGAGGCCGGAGACCAGCTGACCACCGAGGAGATCGTCTCCACCTGCAACCTGCTGCTGATAGCCGGACACGAGACCACGGTGAACCTGATCGCCAACGCCGTCTTGGCGATGCTGCGCGACCGCACGCAGTGGACGGCGCTGGCCAGTGATGCCCAGCGCGTCTCGGCGGTCATCGAGGAGACCCTGCGGTACGACCCGCCCGTGCAGTTGGTCGGTCGAATCGCCGCCGCGGACATGACGATCGGCGACTACGACGTCGCCAAGGGCGACACCATGGTGCTGCTGCTCGGCGCGGCCCAACGCGATCCCGCCGAGTTCGACCGACCGGATGCCTTCGATCCGGACCGAGGCACGTCGCGGCACTTGGGGTTTGGCCGCGGACTGCACTACTGCCTGGGCGCGCCGCTAGCCAGACTCGAGGCCAGCGTGGCCTTGTCGAAGCTAACGGCGCGTTTCCC